In Aspergillus oryzae RIB40 DNA, chromosome 6, one genomic interval encodes:
- a CDS encoding uncharacterized protein (predicted transporter (major facilitator superfamily)), whose translation MTKGRFSQPYFGLKGGWLTFWVTVACATDMMLFGYDQGVFGGVIVTKDFLDVLHLHNNASLIGTITAIYDVGCLLGAIAAMYVGEKWGRKKTILLGTTIMAIGAVLQTAAYGVPQMIVGRVVAGIGNGINTATAPVWQGETSQIKWRGKLVIIEMILNVAGYSLSNWMTFGFSFVPGPASWRFPLAFQFVFIFVLYATVPWLPESPRWLIGHDKTENAQQIIADLENKDVHDPHVIAAYTEIITAVQYEREHAISWGQLLRGQTGDQGGTCVIRRLILGAGAQAMQQLAGINVTSYYLPTVLMESVKLSETLSRLLAACNSVSYLIASTLAIPKIDGWGRRKLMIWCALGQGVCYLMITVLLRFSEKPDYPHQTQVAAAAVAFFFCYYLFFGCSYQGIGWLLPVELNSLSMRTKGAALGTATNWAMNFMVVEVTPVGIQNLGWKFYIIWTVFNFSFIPVVYFFYPETANRALEDIDVFFRENHSIFVNGNPEAISVARPARYIEMEQALTDQSTSISKAKQMLSQDEGQIEYHETV comes from the exons ATGACTAAGGGTAGATTCAGTCAGCCGTACTTTGGCTTGAAAGGAGGATGGTTGACCTTCTGGGTAACCGTTGCTTGTGCAACGGATATGATGCTGTTCGGTTATGATCAGGGTGTTTTTG GAGGCGTCATCGTGACAAAAGACTTTCTTGATGTACTGCATCTTCACAACAACGCGAGTCTTATAGGAACAATTACGGCTATCTACGATGTCGGCTGTCTACTCGGAGCCATAGCAGCCATGTATGTCGGAGAAAAATGGGGTCGCAAAAAGACGATCTTACTTGGAACGACGATCATGGCCATCGGGGCTGTTCTACAGACTGCAGCCTATGGTGTGCCTCAAATGATCGTCGGTCGAGTAGTCGCCGGCATAGGAAACGGCATTAACACGGCCACAGCTCCCGTATGGCAGGGCGAAACTTCACAGATTAAATGGAGAGGCAAGCTCGTAATCATCGAAATGATTCTCAACGTGGCTGGCTATTCGCTTTCGAACTGGATGACGTTCGGATTCTCCTTTGTGCCTGGACCGGCTTCATGGCGGTTCCCACTTGCTTTCCAATTTGTCTTCATTTTCGTCCTCTATGCCACCGTCCCATGGCTTCCAGAGTCGCCTCGTTGGTTGATTGGACACGATAAAACGGAGAATGCACAACAGATCATCGCCGATCTGGAGAATAAAGATGTCCACGATCCCCATGTCATCGCAGCTTATACCGAGATCATCACCGCGGTACAATATGAACGCGAACACGCCATCTCCTGGGGACAGCTCCTACGCGGCCAGACCGGGGACCAGGGTGGTACCTGCGTGATTCGTCGTCTAATACTGGGAGCCGGGGCACAGGCCATGCAACAGCTGGCTGGTATCAACGTCACCTCATACTACCTGCCCACTGTTTTGATGGAATCTGTCAAACTATCCGAGACACTATCGCGACTGCTTGCAGCCTGCAATTCAGTCTCATACCTAATTGCCAGCACGCTAGCCATTCCCAAGATCGACGGCTGGGGTCGACGCAAACTCATGATCTGGTGCGCCTTAGGCCAGGGAGTCTGCTACCTAATGATCACAGTCCTACTCCGATTCAGCGAGAAACCAGACTACCCCCACCAGACTCAagtagcagctgcagcagtcgccttcttcttctgctaCTACCTGTTCTTTGGCTGCAGTTACCAGGGTATCGGATGGCTTCTCCCAGTGGAACTCAACTCACTTAGCATGCGGACGAAGGGAGCCGCGCTCGGTACAGCGACAAACTGGGCGATGAATTTCATGGTGGTTGAGGTTACTCCAGTCGGTATTCAAAATTTGGGATGGAAGTTTTATATTATCTGGACTGTGTtcaacttttctttcattcccGTTGTTTACTTCTTCTACCCTGAGACTGCCAATCGTGCgctggaagatatcgatgTTTTCTTCCGTGAGAATCATAGTATCTTCGTCAATGGGAACCCGGAGGCTATCAGCGTTGCACGACCGGCACGGTATATTGAGATGGAGCAGGCTCTTACAGATCAGAGTACGTCCATTTCAAAGGCGAAGCAGATGCTAAGTCAGGATGAGGGACAGATTGAGTATCATGAGACTGTTTAG
- a CDS encoding BCS1 and AAA domain-containing protein (AAA+-type ATPase), whose protein sequence is MEPSSPFGKFFYFSYFAVGSYLAKSLLDQVGSLPLHLLYSTVEVQSHDDAYNYLLFWLTKQRFNESKNRLIASTSLSSGLDYFSEDSDDGEFDDMLDAEASDTEWKASLSNTRQLLWSPSEGIHYFRYGGRCLALTRQIEERGTMLYTRTDKLRISCLGWDASILKQLLLEARVEYSQKEKGKTVIYRGAKRSYDNDFYWARSTARPARPLSTVILDHEEKTAFIQDVQQYLHPSTMRWYSDRGIPYRRGYLFYGPPGTGKSSLAFAAAGFLGLNVYILDLNATQLTEDALAQLFQELPRRCLVLLEDIDTNEVTSRRGDESKKKRKGNNKISLSALLNTIDGVAAQEGRVLVMTTNHQENLDPALIRPGRVDYQIEFKLANRNLMMQMFQNLFRDVLPSIDSHLEDTCHRAPIRRPPAHFLPIVSSTHSPVGKGNPTMQPFKSSDSEAMLAVCIRHVNMRLFHP, encoded by the exons ATGGAGCCTTCTTCACCCTTCGGGAAGTTCTTCTACTTCTCGTATTTTGCCGTCGGATCATATCTCGCGAAAAGTCTTCTGGACCAGGTGGGCAGCTTACCGCTACATCTCTTGTATTCCACCGTCGAAGTACAATCACACGACGATGCCTACAACTATCTCCTGTTTTGGTTAACAAAGCAGCGGTTTAATGAAAGCAAGAATCGCCTCATCGCGAGCACCTCCCTCAGTAGTGGCCTGGATTACTTCAGCGAGGACTCCGACGATGGCGAGTTTGACGACATGCTGGACGCGGAAGCCTCCGACACCGAATGGAAGGCCTCGTTGTCGAATACGCGTCAACTGCTGTGGTCGCCTTCCGAAGGCATCCACTATTTCAGGTATGGTGGTCGATGCCTGGCACTCACCCGGCAGATCGAGGAACGTGGGACCATGCTCTATACGCGCACCGACAAACTCCGCATTTCATGTCTCGGATGGGATGCATCCATTCTGAAGCAGTTGCTGCTGGAAGCTCGCGTGGAATActcacagaaagaaaagggtaagACCGTGATTTATCGCGGCGCGAAGAGATCCTATGACAACGACTTCTATTGGGCTCGTTCGACAGCGCGTCCTGCCAGACCATTATCCACCGTCATCCTGGACCATGAAGAGAAGACCGCCTTTATCCAAGACGTTCAGCAGTATCTCCACCCCAGCACTATGCGATGGTACAGCGATCGAGGCATCCCATACCGCCGCGGCTACCTGTTTTACGGCCCACCCGGCACGGGCAAGTCGAGTCTCGCCTTCGCAGCGGCAGGGTTCCTCGGATTGAACGTGTATATCCTGGACCTGAATGCCACCCAGCTCACCGAAGACGCGTTGGCACAGCTCTTCCAAGAGTTGCCCCGCCGATGTCTGGTGCTCCTAGAAGATATCGACACGAACGAAGTGACTAGTCGACGCGGTGATGAGTCAAAAAAGAAGCGAAAGGGGAACAACAAGATCTCACTCTCGGCCTTGCTTAATACGATCGATGGCGTAGCCGCGCAGGAAGGCCGCGTGCTTGTCATGACCACCAATCACCAAGAGAATCTCGATCCAGCCCTCATTCGGCCGGGTCGGGTGGATTACCAGATCGAGTTCAAGCTGGCCAATCGCAATCTGATGATGCAGATGTTTCAGAACCTATTCCGAGACGTCCTTCCGAGCATTGACTCACACCTGGAGGACA CGTGCCACCGGGCACCAATCAGGAGACCTCCTGCTCATTTCCTCCCAATTGTATCGTCGACGCACAGCCCTGTAGGAAAGGGCAATCCGACAATGCAACCTTTTAAATCCTCCGATAGCGAGGCAATGCTGGCAGTCTGCATACGTCATGTAAATATGAGACTCTTTCATCCCTAG
- a CDS encoding fungal specific transcription factor domain-containing protein (predicted protein), translated as MPPAEQPPDREDSPRHEVEVPDANAPGADFLPADEHSARSAIDCGEAESAMGLARKICELGSQHIDERTTFAIPGYRASTSAPVAQSAVAGQRLPISSILGQPLPIGDLMYELLEEYFDAIHWFSLVVYEPKFRRRLRSIEDGSAYPSQKPFLLLLAVMLGMAAWYRSQRNRDTEDTRDHWRQWSADLIKIVEANLVELMDQPSVTAVQTCILLGSHHVYHGRPNLSFALLGATIKMSQALGMHREPVQGEFGDIEERKRVWWTIYTWDRFASITYGRPLGINDKDCNLSMPADILENPSFTTPGSSDNNMICYSAYQRELNRLYLIASPALEAVFGSRTFRTSQQLAGNTYASLVKHATQELQRWRVSLPAHLALDLERDYHPDGEPGSRAHALQSLSLQLTYDNVLIVLHRPLLARQVDHLTSTTRPPHGSSDGGSPASHPAASSGHSTPGLSFETPFPTAQAASSDLWMNAAVRTARITEMPVLAQLATDSHLVAFLAINLFNAAIVLVVMALSEPLSDTAQVVKRTITRILRLQDLIGTRSALSKQSTTVLKNVVTMLLRRESEVIFGPITGYPPRLGHHVTQDPTSLGRMSVEDTLRLPLDGTMGLSDPVLGNHIRPDPGRAVRLNESLTTVHHDSPMLMRFLVSSTTWE; from the exons ATGCCCCCGGCCGAACAGCCGCCGGATCGTGAGGACAGTCCTCGCCATGAGGTGGAAGTGCCGGACGCTAATGCGCCCGGTGCTGACTTCCTTCCGGCGGATGAGCACAGCGCCCGCTCTGCCATCGACTGCGGCGAGGCCGAGTCGGCCATGGGGCTGGCGCGCAAGATCTGTGAACTAGGAAGTCAACACATTGACGAGCGAACGACCTTTGCTATTCCAGGTTATCGTGCAAGTACCAGTGCGCCCGTCGCGCAGTCGGCTGTAGCTGGCCAACGGCTCCCCATATCCTCCATCTTGGGCCAGCCACTACCCATTGGGGATTTGATGTATGAGCTGTTGGAGGAGTATTTCGATGCGATCCATTGGTTCTCGCTGGTGGTGTATGAACCCAAATTTCGCAGAAGACTGCGCTCCATCGAAGATGGCTCTGCCTATCCATCACAGAAGCCgtttctcttgctgctgGCGGTCATGCTCGGAATGGCAGCTTGGTACCGATCACAACGGAATCGCGACACCGAAGACACCAGGGATCATTGGCGACAATGGAGTGCCGATCTAATAAAGATCGTCGAAGCAAACCTGGTAGAATTGATGGACCAGCCTTCAGTGACTGCCGTGCAGACCTGCATCCTCCTCGGATCCCACCACGTCTACCATGGTCGACCAAACCTCTCCTTCGCCTTATTAGGCGCCACAATCAAAATGTCCCAAGCACTGGGCATGCATCGGGAACCCGTCCAGGGCGAATTcggagacattgaagaaagaaagcgagtGTGGTGGACGATCTACACCTGGGACCGGTTTGCCTCCATCACCTACGGTCGGCCGTTGGGAATCAACGACAAGGACTGCAATCTCAGCATGCCCGCCGACATACTAGAGAACCCATCCTTTACCACACCAGGATCCAGCGACAATAACATGATCTGCTACTCCGCATACCAGCGCGAGCTAAACCGTCTCTACCTGATCGCCTCCCCAGCACTAGAAGCAGTATTCGGTTCACGGACCTTTCGTACATCGCAACAGCTGGCCGGAAACACATATGCTTCTCTAGTCAAACATGCCACCCAGGAGCTGCAAAGATGGCGAGTCTCTCTCCCAGCCCATTTAGCATTAGATCTCGAGCGAGACTACCACCCGGACGGAGAACCCGGGTCGAGGGCACACGCGTTGCAGTCCCTCTCATTGCAACTCACATACGACAAcgtcctcatcgtcctccaTCGACCACTACTCGCACGACAAGTCGACCATCTCACCTCAACTACACGACCACCACACGGCAGCAGCGACGGCGGCTCACCCGCATCCCATCCAGCTGCATCCTCCGGCCACTCCACCCCAGGTCTATCATTCGAAACCCCATTCCCTACCGCACAAGCCGCCAGCTCAGATCTATGGATGAACGCAGCCGTGCGCACAGCCCGCATCACAGAAATGCCCGTGCTAGCCCAGCTAGCAACAGACAGCCACCTCGTCGCCTTCCTAGcaatcaacctcttcaacgCCGCCATCGTGCTGGTCGTGATGGCACTCTCCGAACCCCTCTCCGACACAGCACAGGTCGTCAAACGGACCATCACACGCATCCTCCGTTTACAAGACCTAATCGGGACCCGATCCGCGCTTTCAAAGCAGAGTACCACGGTTCTAAAGAACGTGGTTACAATGCTCCTCCGTCGCGAGTCGGAGGTCATATTCGGACCTATCACCGGATACCCCCCGAGACTTGGACATCATGTCACGCAGGATCCGACCAGCCTGGGCCGTATGTCAGTTGAGGATACGTTGCGACTACCCCTAGATGGAACGATGGGTCTGTCCGATCCAGTACTGGGTAATCATATCCGGCCTGATCCTGGACGGGCTGTTCGGCTGAATGAGAGTTTGACTACTGTTCACCATG ATAGTCCAATGCTAATGCGATTCCTGGTTAGTTCTACCACCTGGGAATGA
- a CDS encoding uncharacterized protein (predicted protein): MEYIDGISMSQLTDEQKEVVNVELQQHLDVLHGIKSKSIASPSGIVIPPYRVMRQSSKDAWSRLSSETCDYVFCLNDLSQENVIVDPETLKIKAIIDWEYAEFFAAYFDYPFYKRLGPSMALEGERDDVPELLQLLNSESTN, from the coding sequence ATGGAATACATCGACGGCATATCCATGTCGCAATTAACAGACGAACAAAAGGAGGTGGTCAATGTTGAACTTCAGCAACATCTGGATGTTCTGCATGGAATCAAGTCCAAAAGTATCGCTAGTCCTTCCGGGATCGTTATCCCGCCGTATCGAGTGATGCGTCAATCGAGTAAGGATGCCTGGTCTCGTCTATCATCTGAAACTTGCGATTATGTGTTTTGTCTTAATGATCTTTCTCAGGAGAATGTTATTGTGGATCCCGAAACACTGAAGATAAAGGCGATTATCGACTGGGAATATGCGGAGTTTTTTGCGGCTTACTTCGATTACCCTTTTTATAAGAGGCTGGGCCCTTCTATGGCATtggagggggagagagatgatGTACCGGAACTGCTTCAACTTTTGAATTCGGAGTCAACGAACTAG
- a CDS encoding NAD(P)-dependent alcohol dehydrogenase (sorbitol dehydrogenase), producing MATDTHPTINKASVLRPGGSFYYEDREKPSLESDRDVIVRVVATGLCGSDVHYWQHGRIGRYVVENPIVLGHESSGIVVSRGAKASGIEVGDRVAIEPGIACNTCNPCRSGRYNLCKDMRFAATPPYDGTLSTYYRVPVECCYKLPEHISLRDGALVEPLGVAVHGCRLAGDLQDKSVIVFGAGPVGLLCCAVASAFGASTVVAVDIVAARLESARKYGATHTYQMSAEKSPELNADALAATAGLMDGANVVLDASGAEPCINCGIHALAHGGTFVQVGLGRPNLSLPVGQICDKEAVFKGSFRYGPGDFKLAVGLLNSRRVRVDGLVTHEFSFSQVEEAFKHVAGKGGIKSVIYGPDVDVEAAKQASV from the exons ATGGCTACAGATACTCATCCC ACGATCAACAAAGCTTCCGTACTCCGCCCCGGCGGCTCATTTTACTAtgaagatagagagaaacCTTCATTAGAATCTGATCGAGATGTGATAGTACGAGTTGTCGCCACCGGTCTCTGTGGCTCCGAT GTCCATTACTGGCAACACGGTCGCATCGGTCGCTATGTTGTTGAAAACCCCATAGTTCTCGGCCACGAGTCCTCCGGCATAGTTGTATCCCGCGGTGCCAAAGCATCCGGCATTGAAGTTGGCGACCGCGTCGCGATCGAGCCCGGAATCGCCTGCAACACCTGCAACCCATGTCGCAGTGGTCGGTATAACCTATGCAAGGACATGCGTTTTGCCGCGACTCCCCCATATGACGGAACGCTGTCCACATACTACCGCGTGCCCGTTGAATGCTGCTACAAGTTGCCGGAGCATATCTCGCTGCGTGATGGCGCGCTGGTCGAACCGCTCGGAGTTGCGGTGCATGGATGCCGACTGGCAGGGGATCTGCAGGATAAGTCGGTCATTGTTTTCGGCGCGGGGCCGGTCGGACTGCTTTGCTGCGCTGTTGCGAGTGCGTTCGGTGCGTCGACGGTCGTCGCCGTGGATATCGTGGCTGCTCGACTCGAGTCGGCAAGGAAGTACGGGGCTACACATACATACCAGATGAGCGCGGAGAAGTCTCCCGAGCTCAACGCCGATGCCCTAGCAGCTACAGCAGGACTCATGGATGGCGCTAATGTTGTCCTCGATGCTTCAGGTGCTGAGCCTTGTATCAACTGTGGAATTCATGCGCTGGCGCATGGTGGAACCTTCGTGCAAGTCGGACTTGGGAGACCGAATCTGTCCTTACCCGTTGGACAAATCTGCGACAAAGAGGCTGTGTTCAAGGGTAGCTTCCGATACGGGCCAGGAGATTTCAAACTGGCTGTTGGCTTGCTGAACTCGCGGCGGGTCCGGGTCGATGGGTTGGTCACTCATgaattctctttctcgcagGTCGAGGAAGCGTTCAAGCATGTTGCTGGCAAGGGGGGTATCAAGAGTGTGATTTACGGACCGGACGTCGATGTCGAAGCTGCAAAGCAAGCTTCAGTATAG
- a CDS encoding peroxiredoxin (alkyl hydroperoxide reductase, thiol specific antioxidant and related enzymes), translating into MASILPRAGFRAFTALPRAVALPRVSLASKLPRAQPLAQPIARRFVSNIPQEQPRLRLGSTAPNFKAQTTRGEIDFHEFIGDSWAILFSHPADFTPVCTTELGAFARLKGEFDQRGVKMIGLSADKLDSHGEWVKDINEVGNTNVQFPIIADPDRKVAFLYDMIDQRDLDNIAEKGIPFTIRAVFIIDPAKKIRLTMLYPASTGRNSAEVLRVIDALQTADKKGIATPIDWTVGEDVIVPPSVSTEDAKKKFGEVRELKPYLRYTKA; encoded by the exons ATGGCATCTATCCTTCCTCGTGCCGGCTTCCGAGCATTCACTGCCCTTCCCCGGGCTGTTGCCCTCCCCAGGGTCTCCCTCGCCTCCAAGCTTCCCCGCGCACAGCCTCTGGCGCAGCCCATCGCTCGCCGTTTCGTCTCCAACATCCCCCAAGAGCAGCCCCGACTGCGTCTCGGATCCACTG CTCCGAACTTCAAGGCCCAAACCACCCGTGGAGAGATCGATTTCCACGAGTTCATCGGCGACAGCTGGGctatcctcttctcccacccCGCCGACTTCACCCCCGTCTGCACAACTGAGCTTGGCGCCTTTGCCAGATTGAAGGGTGAATTTGACCAGCGCGGTGTCAAGATGATCGGACTG AGTGCCGACAAACTTGACTCCCACGGTGAGTGGGTGAAAGATATCAACGAGGTCGGCAACACCAACGTTCAATTCCCCATCATCGCCGATCCCGACCGTAAAGTCGCTTTCCTCTATGACATGATCGACCAGCGGGACCTTGACAACATCGCCGAGAAGGGCATTCCTTTCACCATCCGTGCCGTTTTCATCATCGACCCCGCCAAGAAGATCCGTCTGACTATGCTCTACCCGGCCTCGACTGGCAGAAACTCCGCCGAGGTGTTGCGGGTTATTGACGCTCTGCAGACCGCGGATAAGAAGGGCATCGCGACCCCTATCGACTGGACGGTCGGGGAGGACGTGATCGTGCCCCCCTCCGTGTCGACTGAGGAtgcgaagaagaagttcggcGAGGTCCGCGAGCTGAAGCCCTACCTGCGTTACACCAAGGCCTAG
- a CDS encoding glycoside hydrolase family 32 protein (predicted protein) — MKLSTASALVTSQAAYAASAIDYNAAPPNLSTLANGSLYDTWRPRAHILPPNGRIGDPCGHYTDPDTGLFHVGFLYNGSGIAGATTDDMVRFRDLNPNGSQFIMPGGKNDPVAVFDGSVIPKGIDGKPTLLYTSVTSLPIHWSIPYNPGAETQSLAVTSNGGRNFTKLDRPPVIPLPPSDSDVTAFRDPYAFQSPELDAAADSAPGTWYTAISGGVHEDGPGQFLYRQDQKEMSLESWEYLGLWWQEKVNTTWGNGDWAGGWGFNFETGNVFGLNEEGYSVDGEMFMTLGTEGSGTPIVSQVSSIHDMLWAAGNVSNNGNVTFTPTMAGVFDWGASGYAAAGHILPATSQVSTKSGAPDRFISFVWLTGDLFEQAKGYPTSQQNWVGTLLLPRELHIKTISNVVDNELAREEGSSWRVERGQSGIELKTLGIDIARETREALMSGPKITEPERTSKEAGLVPFQVSPTTKFHVLTAQLSFPRSARNSDLQAGFQVLSSDLESTTIYYQFSNESIIVDRSNTSAAAKTTNGIVSTNESGRLRLFDLQGDAQEIETLDLTVVVDNSVLEIYANGRFALSTWARYVFCDGRQQGIG; from the coding sequence atgaagctctcAACCGCGAGTGCCTTGGTCACCAGCCAGGCGGCCTACGCTGCCTCCGCCATCGATTACAACGCAGCTCCCCCAAACCTTTCGACTTTGGCCAATGGCTCTCTGTATGACACGTGGAGACCTAGAGCTCATATCCTCCCACCAAACGGCCGAATTGGCGACCCGTGTGGTCATTACACTGATCCTGACACCGGTTTGTTCCACGTTGGCTTCCTGTACAATGGCAGTGGTATCGCAGGCGCTACGACCGATGATATGGTCAGATTCCGTGATCTGAATCCCAACGGAAGTCAATTCATCATGCCTGGTGGCAAGAATGATCCTGTAGCGGTCTTTGATGGCTCTGTAATCCCTAAGGGAATTGACGGCAAGCCCACCCTACTCTACACCTCCGTCACATCACTCCCTATCCATTGGTCAATCCCCTACAACCCAGGAGCCGAAACGCAATCCTTGGCCGTCACATCCAACGGCGGTCGCAATTTTACCAAGCTCGATCGTCCACCGGtcattcccctccctccGTCCGACAGCGATGTGACCGCTTTCCGTGACCCCTACGCTTTCCAAAGCCCGGAGCTGGACGCTGCCGCGGACAGCGCCCCGGGTACCTGGTACACAGCCATCTCTGGTGGTGTCCACGAAGATGGCCCTGGTCAGTTCCTCTATCGTCAGGAccagaaggaaatgagcCTCGAGAGCTGGGAGTATCTTGGCTTGTGGTGGCAGGAGAAGGTCAACACGACCTGGGGTAACGGCGACTGGGCAGGAGGATGGGGCTTCAACTTCGAGACCGGTAACGTCTTCGGTCTGAACGAGGAAGGGTACAGCGTCGATGGTGAGATGTTCATGACCTTGGGTACTGAGGGATCCGGAACTCCTATTGTGTCCCAGGTGTCATCCATTCACGATATGCTGTGGGCTGCTGGCAACGTCTCTAACAACGGAAATGTCACTTTCACCCCAACTATGGCCGGTGTCTTCGACTGGGGTGCTTCTGGCTATGCTGCCGCTGGTCATATTCTGCCCGCAACTTCTCAGGTGTCCACAAAGAGTGGCGCCCCCGACCGTTTCATCTCGTTTGTCTGGTTGACCGGAGACTTGTTCGAGCAGGCCAAGGGTTACCCCACTTCGCAACAAAACTGGGTTGGCacccttctgcttcctcgcGAGCTGCACATCAAGACCATCTCAAACGTGGTTGATAATGAGCTTGCCCGGGAAGAGGGATCATCTTGGCGCGTAGAGCGTGGCCAGTCTGGCATTGAGCTGAAGACCCTGGGAATTGATATTGCTCGGGAGACGCGTGAAGCTCTCATGTCTGGGCCGAAGATCACTGAGCCCGAGCGCACATCGAAGGAGGCTGGCCTCGTGCCTTTCCAGGTCTCCCCGACCACCAAGTTCCACGTCCTGACCGCCCAGCTGTCTTTCCCTCGCTCTGCCCGTAATTCTGATCTCCAGGCCGGATTCCAAGTGCTGTCGTCTGACCTCGAAAGCACCACTATCTACTACCAGTTCTCCAATGAGTCAATCATCGTCGACCGCAGCAACACCAGTGCTGCCGCGAAGACCACCAATGGAATCGTCAGCACCAATGAGTCTGGACGTCTCCGGTTGTTCGATTTGCAGGGCGATGCCCAGGAAATTGAGACTCTGGACCTCACGGTCGTTGTGGATAACTCTGTCCTCGAGATCTATGCCAATGGACGTTTTGCCCTGAGTACTTGGGCTCGGTATGTATTCTGTGATGGTCGACAACAAGGCATTGGCTAA